The genomic segment GACGAGCTGCTGCAGACGGTCGTCTTCCTGGAAAACGAAGGCGTCTATCACCGCGACATCAAGCCCGACAACATCGGCCTTTGCCCGACGTCGCACAGCGGTCGCCTGCAACTGATGCTGTTCGACTTCTCGCTGTCGAAAGCTTCCGTCGACAACATCCAGGCCGGCACGCGCCCCTACCTCGATCCCTTCCTCAGCCTGCGCAAGCCGCCACGCTGGGACATTTACGCCGAGCGCTTTGCCGCAGCCATGACGCTCTACGAGATGCTCACCGGCACACTGCCGATATGGGGCGACGGCGTCTCCGACCCGGCCGTGATCGAGCCCGAAGTCACGCTCGATGTCACCCTCTTCGACCCCAACCTGCGGGAAGCCTCGGCCGCCTTCTTCGGCAAGGCCCTGCGTCGCGACTTCCGCGAGCGTTTCGACAACGCGGAAGACATGCTGCGTGACTGGCGAAAGATTTTCGACCAGGCCGACACGCAAACCGCAGCCGACCCCTTCGCGCTCATCGCCCGTCGTGCGACGCGGGAAACGGCCATTGGCGAGCTCGGCTACGGTGTCGAAGCGCAGAACGTTCTCGACCGCATGGGGATCCACAGCGTTCGCGAACTGCTCGCCGTCGACCGCGTCCGTTTTCGTTACCTCAAGAGCGTTGGCGACAAGGTGCGCAAGGAGATTCGCGGCACCGCCAAGCGCCTCGCCCAGCTTCGTCCCGATCTCGTCGCCGGCGCGCCGACCGTTCTCGACACCGATGCCGGCACGGGTGGCATTCGCAGCCTCGACGAACTCGCCAACCACCTCTTCCCGAAGCGCGCCGCAGCCGACGAGCGCCCGGATGACGATGCACTCGCGATCTACCTGGGCCTGGAGACGGCCGAAACGGGCGCCGAGAATGAACGAAACGCGACGCTCTGGCCCACCCTGGGGGACGCAGCGCAGGCAGCCGGAATTGCCCGGCCGGCCTTGACCCATGCGATCGTCGCCGCGCGTGGGCGCTGGATCAAGTCAACTGCCATCAGCGAAGTGCGCGAGGAACTGGCCATCACGCTCAGCGCCAGTGGCGGCGTCATGGCCGTCACCGAAGCAGCCAGCTCGCTGCTGGCCAGCCATGGCTCGATCGAGCAGGACGACACCAATCGCCTGCGGCTCGCTGCCGCCGTGCTGCGCGCCGCCAGCGAAACCGAGGCCGACCTGGCACAACCGCGCTACCAGGTATTCCCCGGCGCCGCCAAGGGCGCCGTACCGCTGCTCGCGGCGAGTGTCGACCATGCCGACTACGCGCTTCGACTCGGCGCCGCCGCCGACAGCGTCATCGTCGCCGATGAAGAAACATCGGCTGGTGAAAGCCTGCCGACACCGCGGCAGGTGATTGAAAGGCTCGAAGCGGTGGATCGCCCGCACACCGTTGCCACCCTGTCCACGCAGCGGATGGTGAAGCTTGCGGCAGGTTGCAGCCAGCGCGCGGCAGTTTCCAGTCGTCTGGAACTCTATCCCCTGGCGATGCCGGCCCAGCGCGCCATCCGGATTGCCATGGGCTCGCTGATCGGTCCGCGTGTCCTGACCGAGAGCCAGGTACGCGAACGCATCATGGGGCGCTACCCGGATGCGGAGCCCCTGCCCGGCCGACCGTCGCTGGACAGCCTGCTCGGCGCGGCAGGTTCCGATCTCGTCTGGCGCACCGACGGCGAGGACGGTCCCGGCTACTACTCCGCGCACCGAGGCTTCGGCCCTTCGGCGGGAACGACCACCTTCCTGCACCGTGCCGACACGGTGGCCGACGACGAGCAAAGCGAAGAAGTCCTCGCCGCACGCCAGTTCGACGACCGGCTCAGGCACGCCATCAAATCGGGGGGCTTCCTGGTGTTGAGCGCCGCACCGCGGCTGGCGCGCCACGCCGAGGCGGCACTGCGGCGCACCATCGCCGGCGCCGACTTCCTGCCGATCAGCCTCGACCGCATCGTGCTCGAATCACTCAAGGAAGAAGCACGGCAGCGCAAGGTCGACTGGAGCAAGGTCCTCGAAGCCGACATCGGCGGACCGGGATCGCGCGACTGGAGCAACCTCATCCGCCTTGCCTCGTTCGCCAGGGCGCGCATGAAAGAAAAACTCACCGCGCAGGGCAAATCGCTGCTGCTGCTCGATCCCGGCCTGCTGGCAAGGCTGGACCTGCTGGACCTGATCAGCGACCTGCAGAGCATGGCCGGCAGGGCCGACGGGATTTCGTCGGTCTGGCTGCTGGCGCCAATGGCTGGCCAGGGCATGCCAACGCTGGATGGCGTAGCGATCCCGGTGATCACGCAGGCGCAGTGGGCAAGGATTCCAGACCGATGGCCAGGCCACTCTTCTCGTGCCACTGCCTGAATGACGAATCAACGACCCATCATCGAGCTTCCTGCTGCCGGGCAAGACCGGGAATTGCGGCAATCGCCGAAACATGAAGGAATCCCCTCGTGATCAACGCCGCCGCCCTCCTGCGCGACCTCAAGCGCCTGGCCACGACGATCGAATCCGACCTCCGCGAGCAGCTCGCCGCGACGCCGGACCTCGCTGCCTCGCTGGACCACGAATGGCAGGCCGCCCGCAACGCCGGGCGAATGGCTGCGACGCTGCACGACTTCAGGGAAGAAGCCATCACCCAGGCCGCCGTGCATTGGTTGCTGATGGGCCTGTTCATCCGTTTCCTCGAAGACAACGGCCTGATCGATCGCCCCTGGTTGAGCGCCGCCAACCCGGCCCGCCGGGCGCT from the Accumulibacter sp. genome contains:
- the pglW gene encoding BREX system serine/threonine kinase PglW, yielding MKDPRWTAISQSNFAWEKAALDWLRDRLPDRDPWHAWSNFEFIDDDGKVNEVDALVLSPVGIFLVEVKSRPGVLTGDAHTWTWRTDGRDYAYDNPLILANRKAKRLATLLRRQSSVIKARSRVPFIEPLIFLSAINADTFRLSGNGRSGAFLKGRPDTRNDDGIIARLEGTGNYPPSGPLLGHELGRVLCRAVVEAGVRPSNKHRRIADYQLGALIQEGENYQDWVGEHVSAGVRRRVRIYGYGLAATVDARQSLVRQATREFQILEGVDHPGILRVRDFKESELGPALLFDYNPQGRRLDFLLREQGNQLNADQRLSILRQLAETLKYTHQKKLIHRALSPQSILVQNQAGAPLQLAIMNWQLAARGGQGAEQSNLTAPGASAGTLARTVGTRHVEDYLEDPAKVFLAPEALWDGAPTGPHLDVFSLGAIAWQVFTGAAPATGASELQQKLRAGNGLRISDVLDGAGRALQDLIQFATCPDVSARLGSMTDFLEYLELVEDELTAPAELATVDPASARAGDRIDGGFTVVRRLGKGSSSDVLLVTRSRNGEELVLKVALDASHNRRLLAEGEALRKLRHAHIVEWRETLTVAGRTALLMSSAGKETLAHLLRSNRPSLDLVRRFGDELLQTVVFLENEGVYHRDIKPDNIGLCPTSHSGRLQLMLFDFSLSKASVDNIQAGTRPYLDPFLSLRKPPRWDIYAERFAAAMTLYEMLTGTLPIWGDGVSDPAVIEPEVTLDVTLFDPNLREASAAFFGKALRRDFRERFDNAEDMLRDWRKIFDQADTQTAADPFALIARRATRETAIGELGYGVEAQNVLDRMGIHSVRELLAVDRVRFRYLKSVGDKVRKEIRGTAKRLAQLRPDLVAGAPTVLDTDAGTGGIRSLDELANHLFPKRAAADERPDDDALAIYLGLETAETGAENERNATLWPTLGDAAQAAGIARPALTHAIVAARGRWIKSTAISEVREELAITLSASGGVMAVTEAASSLLASHGSIEQDDTNRLRLAAAVLRAASETEADLAQPRYQVFPGAAKGAVPLLAASVDHADYALRLGAAADSVIVADEETSAGESLPTPRQVIERLEAVDRPHTVATLSTQRMVKLAAGCSQRAAVSSRLELYPLAMPAQRAIRIAMGSLIGPRVLTESQVRERIMGRYPDAEPLPGRPSLDSLLGAAGSDLVWRTDGEDGPGYYSAHRGFGPSAGTTTFLHRADTVADDEQSEEVLAARQFDDRLRHAIKSGGFLVLSAAPRLARHAEAALRRTIAGADFLPISLDRIVLESLKEEARQRKVDWSKVLEADIGGPGSRDWSNLIRLASFARARMKEKLTAQGKSLLLLDPGLLARLDLLDLISDLQSMAGRADGISSVWLLAPMAGQGMPTLDGVAIPVITQAQWARIPDRWPGHSSRATA